The genomic stretch AGCCTGGGTCTGTGGAGGGTATCTGCCTCTACTGTGTTTGATACCGTCCCCACTTCAGCCATCTGAGACAGGAAGCTGttcaggcagagggagggagctgaggagatgggggaggggccGCGGTCAGAGGAGCTGGACACGTCACTCATGTTGTTGGGGTGTTTGGGGCTGGACTCTAATGACTCAGAACCTGAGGAGCCCCCGTCGCCAGGCAGGGATTCCGACTTCCTCTTCCTCTTGCGACGGAAGTTGCCATTGTCGAACCTCTTCTCACAGTTGGGGTCCAAGGTCCAATAGTTACCCTTGCCTATAAGGAGACACATAAGACATGTTTGTTAAGGATTTGCTCTCACATAGTTGGGCAAGAGTTAATATCTGTCTGagacacattacaccatgttttTAAAGGTTACAATTGTTTACATTTCTCTTGGAATACCTTGAAATTAAAAGACCAATCTTTTAAAACCAAGGAAATGTTCTTACCTGGATCATCCTCATCTCGGGGCACCTTCTTGAAGCagtcattgagggagaggttgtggcGAATAGAGTTCTGCCACCCGGCCTTGCTTTTGTTGTAGAAGGGGAAGTTGTCTGCTACATATTGGTAGATCTGGCTCAGGGTGAGTCGTCTCTCTTGGGCCCCATGGATCGCCATGGCAATAAGGGCAGAGTAGGAGTAGGGTGGCCTGACTAGCTTCATCAGCTCTTCTTGAGAGGGCATGGAAAACCAGCTCAGGTCCCCTACCACAACCCCCGGCCCATCAGCACCCAGATAGGGCCTTTGCATGTTGCAGTGTTGGGGCACATAGGGCCCACACGCCGGCCCCGTGGGTACCTCTATGTAGGGAACACTGTTGAGCTCTGGGCCATTGAACCACAGGTAAGGGTTGGTAGAAGGGCTGGTGTAGTCTCCCAGGTCATAGGCAGGAGGGGTGGCCTGCTGCAGGCTAGGCACGGCTGGAGGGCTGTAGAAGCTGTCGCTGTACAGGCTGAACTCTGGAGACTCCTGTCCCAGACTGGGGTACTGGGTCCCACATGAAGGTGGAGAGAGGCTCTGTGACACAAACATCGTCATGCTCACCCACAGACTGGTCCTTGGTTTGGCAGCTGGTCTCTTCAGTCTGATAAATggctctggtaaaaaaaaaaaaatctggatcTCGCTTTTCTTCAATATTATCTGTTCCTCTGCTTTGAGCTGAGAGGTGAATTTGCCTTTCACTCTGTTCTATTTTGTgtccagtacaggtgcatcacaaCCTgccacctgtctcacctggtcaATTTATAGTACTACAGCGACACCCACGTCTGCTCTGATTGGTTGTTTCTGTGACCGTGTCACACTTTGCATTTGAGTGAGTTTAGGCCGGTTTAGGCGTGGAGGATTCCCTTTGAATTGGAGGTGGAATTCCACCAGTACTCCAACAGCAGTTAAGCTCTAAGCTCTGTGAAATGTTTTGCAATTTTAATTTGACACCCACCCAGTCAATATGGTTAAGAACATGGGAAAAATGATTGTTTTACTGAGTAATGGGAAATTGGTGCTACATTTACAAATATTACAGTAATTTAAAAGCATAACAATTTAGACTCTAATATAATAGGTCACTTATTCTTTGGGGAAATCCTGTAAATGGGTTAGCTAACAACGTCACAAAAACAATGCGCACACATCAATGGGGCAGAAGTCCGGGAGTTGTTGTGAGTCTGGGTGGCCAGATATCTACCAACAATGAaaagaaactgccatgtggggaatagTAAGTGACTCGTTTCAGCTAGTTTTGTCTTGTTCTTGATACCCAAcaaggtctcagagcatttcgtattattctctACGTAAATCTAAGACACTCgtttttgtatgatatgttatgtttcatatggtgtgtattaatttgtggatgtccatcatccatttcaattacaattcatataaaatgttttacaaattgcaatttgtacaatatgttatgaatttgcaaaatgtacaatatgttacaaatagGGCCTAAAACTATGTTTTCCTTCTACCAGCTACTGTGGCAAGTAGATTTTAAAATCTACCAGCCACTAAGATTTTTTACCAGTCAAAATGTTTTTTGAAACACGAGGATAAAGTCTCACTTTAGTAGTTAGACCAACTGTTATGCCTGTGTGCATTGGTTATAAAAACAAATCTTTCAGCACTTCACTCACAGCGCACACAGCCCCCCAGCATGGATTCCTATTTATTTGTGTATTACCAGATATGAAAGAAAATGTTATTACATTCTTGCATGGTAGAGCCCTGTGTGTGATCATCCTCCAACGTGGCTGGTGAATTAGACATTCTTACCCACCAATGCCAAAATCTACCCGCATTTGGCAGGTGGCCGGTGTTCATTTTAGGCCCTGGTTACGAATgtccaaaatgtacaatatgttacgaatttgcaaaatgtataatatgttacaaattccaatttgttgtgactaaaaggttagggttaggggaagggttagctaacatgctcagtagttgcaaagtagctataaagtagtaagtagttgaaaagttgctactTAGTTAAAATgataaagttgtctgtgatgagattcaaacacacaacctttgggttatATGCCCACCCATtcaccccgaccaaccacccgCCTTTCATttttgtcttatgtaaccataccaaactgtAACATATCTTACTAATTTAGGTGGCCCGGATTTAagttactatgttatgtctagtatatgagaccaggctgtgataccatgtcttgttttgactcATTTCATGTCATtgctaatatggctaaaattcactggctagctaaccaacaaatgtaacaatgtatttgagagacaaacAAGTGATCATTGTGGAAATGTATTCATGTTTTCAAGAAACATTGGAGacgaaatatagtttacatgttgtcaactatctaagccaaccctgtctgttttacCACATAGTTGCACATGCAtctggttttgttgctaaacaacctgCCCGTCTATGGTGAAATAACTGGTGTTTTTGTAGGGTTTCTAAATAAACATCAAAAATGTGGTCattggtaaacacaggcttaggagatcttatacgttttgttctgcgagataatcttcatcagctaatgtctatttttgtgaatttttaagtatttatgtattttttaaaagtacataaaggcttcataattcagaAAGGTCATGACTGAAATGATCTCCTAGAACAAaatctcctaaacctgtgttaacctcagaccttattttcggcgtttatcccaaaaccctattctttccccattAATTTTCCCCATAGGGACGGCTGATCGAACCAGAGGTAACTCCTTTCCGGGTTATATGATACAAGCTGGCGAGCTCTGTTGTCATGAATCTTGACCTGGAGGCAGGTCCTAGGGGGGTACAACAAATTACAGACACGTATTGACATACACGTATTGACTGTTTTTACAGCTTTCTTATTCAAATAATGTAGAATGATTTTAATGTACTGCTCAAACTCCTTTTAGAAAACAAGGAAGAATGTTTTTTTAATTGTGAATTTATATGAACGAATATGACATTTCCCCATTAGCACAATTAAATgtgaaattgtttttatttatcctTATTATAGTTAAGGAAACCGAGCAGCATATTTTCCCATAATAAACAAAAGTCATCAAGAATGTTATCAATTATAAATCTGCAAATATCTTGCCATAATCCTTTTACATGTAGACAATGCCAAAACACATAAAAAAATGTTTCTGGATGCTCATCACAAAAAGTATAGTTAATGCTAATGTATGTTCTTATGTTAGCCATGGTGTATTGGCCAtttaccacaaacccccaaggtgccttattgctattacaaactggttaccaaagtaattagaaCAGGAAAGGAATTTTTTGGAATACCCattgtatatggtctgatataccacagctttcagccaatcagcattcagaacTGAAACCACCCAGGTTATATTAACAAATTATTTCCCGTAAGTTGTAACATAAGGAATAAATACAACATCCCTTTGAAATAAAGCACATATATTTCTATCATTGAACTGAGGGAGCAAGGAGAAACACATTTTTCCTGGATAGTCAACAGGAGGGTATTTCAAAAAAGGTGAGGTCTGGTTACACCTCTAAAAGGCATGAGAGTTCCAGATGGAATAGTATCAAAGACTATGGCAAACTCTCTAGGATAGCGTATATGCtgttcttgtttgtttgtttgtatgctTCCTGTATGGATACTGGTGTTTtgtgcaataaaataaataaataataataataagcaattgaaataaatgttaacggatttttttaaatggcagAACCGAGCGATTTCCGTTAAATGGGCCAGCTGTAAGAAAACCAAAATTAGCTttttttggtcttcatttaaggttagcagtgtggttaaggttaggttaaaaatcagattttatgactttgtggctgtgccagctaccactctgcagagctgcgtCGTTGGCTACATGAGTCAACCCAATAAATACCACCGGCAATtctcactgaagtgtttttgtCAACTGGGTGCCAGTTAGTTGGTCAGTTAGATTTCTGCAGCAGAATGTGAAGACAGATGCTGTTCTCCATCTAGCTAACTATAATAAATAACTTGAAACAACACTAATGTTTACAGGTATCGTTATTTAGGGACAGTGCTAACATGGTGAGTGTATTTGTGATTGTGAAAATGATTTTTAAAGGAACTTCAACAGGAGAGATCACATGGATCTTCTTgccttggctagctagctatcgaTAAGCCACACTTGGGACATCGAACCTTTTGTTCACAGTACATTTAGCAGGAAGGGTCTAGCTATATGGTAacatttgattcagaaataccATAGCAAAATGATTTTCATGTGCTAGCCCAGTTAGCCACGGTTTGCAGGCAGCATCAATGTAACATTTGCAGGTagtgtcttatgtaaccataccaaacgtaacatatcatactcattTGTATCCTGCGTtttcatttactatgttacgtctattCTATGAGGCCAGGCTGCGTGGCTCCAGAGAGCTTGATGTCTATGGCTTCTTCATGCAGAATAATTCATTTTTACTTAGACAGGGATTTATGTACCGCCATGGCCTTTTTCGGGGTGAGCGAGGGCTTTGATTTCAGTGATCCATGCAGGCTTTACTGCGAACATTTCTGCACAGTCATAGATGATTCAAGCCTGAATTTGGGCAGACAGAGGCATATGGCAGTTGGGTAGTTTTTGCTCCTCATCATTTGTTCCTCCCAAAGATATATCCCACCTTATCAGCTCAGAGTTGTCTCTCTCAAGTTGCCTGCAAGGACAGGTTAAGTGTTCCATGATTCATTTCCAGGAAAAAAAATCTTGGAGGCTGCCAAGGATGGCAGTTAGTGTGATTGATGTAATCCTCTCCTGCTGTGCTGACACAGACATAACAGCATGCCTGTCTCTCCAGGAGGGTTATATTGTCTGCTATTGTATTTTACATACTGCATGATTTATATTTTCTCTCTAGGCAGAGGAGTCAGGTTTAACATGTATTACACTAATGTAAGGCTTGTGTAAATTATAACAAACACATTTGAGATTAGGGACATAAATCTTTTATACACAGATTATGATTATGGTTTACAACAGGTTCGTGGTGCAGATGCAACACACTTACACTTTTTGGAACTGGTTTTAATACTACACTACCAGATCAGCAGTGAGACAACCCTTTTTGTCATTGTCTATGTTTCAGGCAAGTTAGAGAAACAACGGAAGTCGTTGACAAAAAAGTCAATGGAAAAGACGGGCAAAATTTGGCACAGAGGTCAGTGAAGTTTTTTCTAGTGTGCCGCCATCAATGACCAATGATTTGTAGAATTTCTGCCACGTTTCCAATCCCAAAAAAATGCAAAGATGGTTTAAACAGTAAATACAGCTACATAAAGGAACATACAGTGTCAGAAATTAAATGACATTGCTTTCATTTAACCGTGCAGGAAAGAAATACTGTTTTATTTGGAAGCCAATCAATTCCGCATTATGAAAGCTCAGCAGTAGTGATTGACTGTTTACCCCACTATGTCCTTACTTGGACAATGTATGCTGGTTCTGATTCACAGCAGATCTTGCTGCTATCTAGGCTCGTAACAGGAAAATAACACAGAGCAACATAAACATTGACAGAACTACGCAcactgacattttcagcctcTGTGGTTTCCGTACTCAAATAAATACATaagtaagagagagaaaaaaacgacAAATATTGTTGAACCAGTATTGACTTTTCTTTTTCAAGTCCATCGAGTAAACAGTTGACAGTGGCGTACTCTTCATCCAAGAGTCACTTGGCTTTTACATGAAATGACTGTACATGTAAAGACAATGTACTGGAATTCAAAGGTTGCATAATTCATTCCCCCATAATGTTAGTGGTATTCTTTTATTAAAACCAATGTTAATCTTGACTATTGGTCCATGTTATTGTTCTCCCTCCCCCCAGGTTTCTATTAAAAGGATGGACGGAGACCTGCTGGGTAGATCAGGGGACACTGGTTCTGCTGACCTGCTTCACGGTTCTTAGCATCAATCAGCAGAAGTGGTTGCTGTCTGTAATGGTTGATGATGTGTGCCACCATCGGAAAGGTCTGAAACAGAAAACAGGAACCCATCCATTAGCAGGGGTTCATTGAGTCGTATCATAACAGAAGCTGAAACATACATGTCAGATGGTACATCTAATCAAATCTTCTCGTTGATTTTGGGGCCAAAAGTACTATATAACAAACTTTCAGATGCCAGATACAGTTCACAAAGCTCACTACGTCATCCTCAGAATGCTTGCTAATATGATATAGAATTACACATTTTACTCTGACTGGTCATAATTAGGGCTATGAATTTATTTTGGACCATTTGACCTGAACAGGATCAACTCCAAGCCTTAGTCAGGATGAATGAGGTAGATATTGGTGTACCTCTGAGCCCTTCAGACCAGTTCCCAGCAGAAACTTGTTCTGTTCACAGCGAATCTGGATATTGTAGACTTTGTCCTGGTAAAGCACCATGAGCGTATAGGGTTGGATGGACGAGCGCTTAGAACTGTCTCGTACCAGAAATGCACCATCCTAATCAGCAAGTGAAACAGAAAAACACTGCTCGTCATAGTGGTGTTTGTATTCTATCACCACAGAGCACTAGTGAACtatacatatttatttaaataatatTGTCATTTTGGACATTGGACTATATATGATATTTCATGGTCCCCTTCAAAAACCTTTGTCACAATGAATCTGTAAGTACAGTGCATGAATGAGAGTTATTCCCGTCAACCAGGTGTGTGAGTGATATTGGTAGCAGAAGACGCCTCACCTTATTGACCTGTCTGAGACAGCCCTCCGCTTGGCCCCGTGACACCTGGCCAACGTACCACTGAGGGTTCATGTCCTACACATTCACATAGGAACACAATCACACATCAATAATATGGGATTTGTGACCTGTTACTAATTTCTGTAATAGGATTCAGACAAAAACCATGTCACAACAACAATGGCTACGTTCGTAATGTTTCCAAATGTTTCAATAGAAGTGAGTTGTTGTCTTTTACAAACCTATCAAGAATATTTTTTCCTTCTTCGTAACATTGCCTAAATCAGAAAACTTTTGTCCAAAAATGtgcagaaaagctaatccatgcttttgtcacttctagattagactactgcaattctCCACTCTCCGGCtgcccggataaagcactaaattaaCTTCAGTCAGTACTAGACTCGGcagctagaatcctgactagaacccaaaaaatgtgatcacatattactccagtgctagcgtTTCTACACCGGCTTCCTGTTAAgactagggctgatttcaaggttttactgctaacctacaaagcattacctatctctccgatttggtcctgccgtacatacctacacgtatgctacagtCACAAGATCCATGCCTCCTTATTGTTCCTAgcatttctaagcaaacagctggaggcagggttttctcctatagagctcaatttttattgAATGGTCAGCATATcgatgtgagagacgcagactcggtctcgaccttaaagtctttactgaagactcatttcTTCAATAGGTCAgttggtcctatgattgagtgtagtctggcaaAGTTGAACGGCAAGGTACTGGAGAAACAAACTGCCcgggtccacctctctccactgggTTTCTTTatctctgaccctattacgggggctgagtcactggcttactagtgctcttccatgctgtccctaggaggggtgcgtcacttgagtgtgtTGTGTCCGACATTATCTTTTTGTCTGGTTTTGCGCCCCGTCGGCCTTGTGCGCcggaggagatcttcgtgggctatactcagccttgtctcagggtagtaagttggtagtctgttgatatccctctagtggtgtagggGTTGTGCTGTtgtaaagtgggtggggttatatcctgcctggttggccctgtccgggggaattgtcgggtggggccacagtgttcCACTTGACATTTCCcacatgttatgttacagccttattctaaaatggattaaataaataacaatcctcatcaatctacacacaaatcccataatgacaaaaaaacattagtattcagaccctttactatgacactagaaattgagctcaggtgcatcctgtttccattgatcatccttctgatgattctacaacttgactggagtccacctgtggtaaattaaattgattggacatgatttggtaaggcccacaacctgtctatataaggtcccatagttgacagtgcatgtcagagcaaacaccaagccatgaggtagatggaattgtccgtagagctccgagataggattgtgtcgaggcacagatctggggaagggtaccaaaacatttctgcagcattgaaggtcccaaagaacacagtggcctccatcattcttaaattcaagaagaaccaccaagactcttcctagtgctggctgccaggacaaactgagcaatcaggggagaaggcctTTGGTCAAGGAAGTGACCAATAATCcaatggtccctctgacagagctccagagtagaaggacaaccatctctgcaggactccaccaaatcaggcctttatggtagagtggccagacggaagccactcctcagtaaaaggcacaagacagcccaCTTTGAGtgtgccaaaaggcatctaaatgactctcagaccatgagaaacaagattctctggtctaatgaaaacaggatttaactctttggcctgaatgccaaacgtctggatgaaacctggcaccatccctacggtgaagcataatggtggcagcatcatactgtggggatgtttttcagtggcagggaatgggagactagtcaggatcgagggaaagatgaagggagcagagtacagagagatcctcctgctccagagcgctcaggacctcagactgggccgaaggttcaccttccaacaggacaacgaccataagcacacagccaagagaacgcaggagtggctttgggacaagtctctgaatgtccttgagtgtcccagccagagtccggacttgagcCTAacttaacatctctggagagacctgaaaatagctttgcagcgatgctccccatccaacttgacagagcttgagaagatctgcagtgaagaatgggagaaactccccaaatacaggtgtgccaagcttttagaatcatacccaagaagacacaaggctgtaatcactgccaaaggtgcttccacaaagtactgagtaaagggtctaaatatatttttcttttaatttcttctaaatttgcaaacatttctaaaaatatatttttgctttgtcattatggggtattctgtgtagattgatgagggaagtatgcttcctctaattctctctctgtccctctcctcccagaGGAGCTGCGCTCTAGGACCGTGCCTCAGGacttacattttttgggggttttatctttatttaactaggcaagtcagttaagaacaaattcttattttcaatgacggccttggaacaatgggttaactgcctgttcaggggcaaaatgacagatgtgtaccttgtcagctcagggatttgaacatgctaccttccggttactagcccaacgctctaactactaggctaccctgcactacttggcctgatgactcctggctgtcccatagtccacctggtcgtgctgctgctccagtttcaacagtTCTGCCTATGGCTATGTTCACCGGACGtactaccttgtcccagacctgctgttttcaaaatctctctctctctctctaccgcacctgctgtctcgacttCTGAATGCTCAACTATGAAAAGCTAACTGACATTTAGTCCTGAGGTAcagacctgttgcaccctctacaaacctgctggtcatctatgaacatttgaacattttgaagaacaatctggccttaatggccatgtactcttataatctctacccggcacagccagaagaggactggccacccttcagagcctggttcctctctaggtttcttcctagattcctgcctttctagggagtttttcctagccaccgtgcttctacattgcttgctgtttggggttttaggctgggtttctgtatagcactttgtgacatctgctgatgtaagaagggctttata from Oncorhynchus tshawytscha isolate Ot180627B linkage group LG09, Otsh_v2.0, whole genome shotgun sequence encodes the following:
- the LOC112259391 gene encoding forkhead box protein I1-ema, with product MTMFVSQSLSPPSCGTQYPSLGQESPEFSLYSDSFYSPPAVPSLQQATPPAYDLGDYTSPSTNPYLWFNGPELNSVPYIEVPTGPACGPYVPQHCNMQRPYLGADGPGVVVGDLSWFSMPSQEELMKLVRPPYSYSALIAMAIHGAQERRLTLSQIYQYVADNFPFYNKSKAGWQNSIRHNLSLNDCFKKVPRDEDDPGKGNYWTLDPNCEKRFDNGNFRRKRKRKSESLPGDGGSSGSESLESSPKHPNNMSDVSSSSDRGPSPISSAPSLCLNSFLSQMAEVGTVSNTVEADTLHRPRLPIEVPQRASPSQGYGSYSPNATVPHWEVHMSHPQHPTIPSSPPLYPGGYRDSVRSLLSNQLYPALDSIHYQQEGTEV